A section of the Babesia microti strain RI chromosome I, complete genome genome encodes:
- a CDS encoding antiviral helicase SKI2 (overlaps_old_locusTagID:BBM_I00315): MDDYWTSDEEYSDKELPLPTEILKKVGNSDKVDQLLQLYGKIPVPGSIPIANLDNSPQIHRPNIDSRTTAEVQSFDFDEFDTNVYTYDNGAPELYNFGGQTYISDGLRFKSITDNKHDYPKCPDEYIKQPKDTKSRLIRLNWAVKDDGPVVEIPDNELLIEYPFKLDDFQKKAIYHVSRGKHVFVAAHTSAGKTIVAEYAIAMALSKGRKAVYTSPIKALSNQKYREFKNIFDSVGIITGDICCNPAASCLVMTTEVLRNLLYRGDSLIGELDVVIFDEVHYISDLSRGVVWEEVIIMLPKVLRLLMLSATVPNYMEFSDWIGRTMQREVVAIVTKKRPTPLVHYLHIHSKNFLLFNSDGFNQNAYHQMYNFAKTLKNKTKGKVQRPKAITPEGEIQKLQALIKSLEQNDKLPVILFSFSRAKCETYAKCMPKLDLSKTQSERSKIHLFIKESLETLSDTDRNIPQLKFIISLLERGVGVHHSGLLPIIKEIVEILFSRGLVKVLFATETFAMGVNMPARSVVFTSIRKHDGLKNRILTSSEYTQMAGRAGRRGLDSVGNVFIFCVDSPPDLQDLTMMLIEKSTPLKSRFRITYSMLLQVMSRNHMSIEELMSKSFLERNRARNMPVYKRDMFRRKRELESIGEIICPFGAPTIEQYMDLQLKFREMLVPITKLLWNPKFNIITPGRLLRLHSIAYVSSYCTGVVVTTNGDSLTCLITLPSEYKIKDGGDGVDIVYSASLIDQSISYYLIRGIEAKYISGILDSFLADGALNDTIQSFKLDGFNTDILELVALSLVSCEVSDDLVVLPKELKNVPLDTYERFITLREINRKLTGNQCHKCSMREEHFEMSLNRGNCLKEIEEISSCIKEESLEAYPEMMARVNVLKQMGFLDSENVPTIKGRVATYITTTDEITLTQVLFQNILKELDPPECAAILSAFISTDRCNDEAPIPTLKLQNARDNIFEIHRKIYILQNSLGIHTPIEDFDLLCNFSLLFICYQWACGSPFPEIMEMTTLQEGNIVRAIIRLEELCKKVEHVAILMQDGELADKMQKTSDAIRRDIVFATSLYLK, encoded by the exons ATGGACGATTATTGGACATCGGACGAGGAATATTCGGACAAGGAACTTCCTTTACCGACTGAAATACTAAAGAAAGTAGGCAATAGCGATAAAGTCGATCAATTATTGCAGTTATATGGGAAAATCCCAGTACCTGGGTCAATTCCTATCGCCAATTTGGACAACAGCCCGCAAATTCATAGGCCAAATATAGACTCAAGAACAACAGCAGAAGTCCAGTCATTtgattttgatgaatttgacactAACGTATACACTTATGACAATGGAGCACCCGAGCTTTACAATTTCGGAGGTCAAACATATATTTCAGATGGACTAAGATTTAAATCTATCACAGATAACAAACATGATTATCCAAAGTGTCCcgatgaatatataaaacaGCCAAAGGATACAAAATCTAGGCTGATTAGACTCAATTGGGCTGTCAAAGATGATGGCCCTGTTGTTGAAATTCCAGATAATGAACTGCTAATTGAATATCCGTTCAAACTAGATGATTTTCAGAAAAAAGCTATATATCACGTATCCAGAGGCAAACATGTATTTGTTGCTGCACATACTAGCGCGGGGAAGACCATAGTGGCCGAATATGCCATTGCAATGGCTCTTAGCAAGGGAAGAAAAGCAGTGTATACTAGTCCAATCAAAGCCCTGTCTAACCAAAAATATAGGGAATTCAAAAACATCTTTGATTCGGTAGGTATCATTACTGGTGACATATGTTGCAATCCAGCGGCAAGTTGTCTCGTTATGACCACGGAAGTATTGCGAAATTTGCTCTACAG GGGCGACTCTTTGATTGGCGAACTCGATGTTGTGATATTTGACGAAGTACACTACATTAGCGACTTATCCCGCGGTGTAGTATGGGAGGAAGTCATCATAATGCTTCCAAAAGTATTGCGCTTGCTAATGTTAAGTGCTACCGTTCCTAATTACATGGAATTTTCAGATTGGATAGGCCGTACAATGCAAAGGGAGGTTGTAGCCATTGTAACCAAAAAGAGACCTACTCCTTTGGTCCACTATCTGCATATACACTCTAAGAACTTCCTATTGTTCAACTCGGATGGATTCAATCAGAAT GCTTACCACCAGATGTACAATTTTGCCAAGACCCTCAAGAATAAGACAAAGGGGAAGGTACAACGGCCTAAGGCAATTACACCCGAG GGGGAAATACAAAAGCTACAGGCACTAATAAAATCTCTGGAACAG AATGACAAACTTCcagttattttatttagctTTTCCAGGGCTAAATGTGAAACATACGCCAAGTGTATGCCAAAATTGGACTTGTCCAAGACACAATCTGAGCGGTCTAAAATACATCTATTCATAAAAGAGTCCCTAGAAACACTTTCTGATACCGATCGTAATATTCCTCAACTTAAGTTCATTATTTCATTACTAGAGAGGGGGGTGGGGGTCCACCATAGTGGGCTATTGCCAATTATCAAGGAGATT GTGGAGATATTATTCAGCAGAGGGCTAGTCAAGGTGCTGTTTGCCACAGAAACCTTTGCAATGGGCGTGAATATGCCTGCAAGATCGGTTGTTTTTACTAGCATAAGGAAACATGATGGACTGAAAAACAGGATACTTACATCATCAGAATATACACAG ATGGCGGGCAGGGCTGGCAGACGGGGATTGGATTCAGTGGGCAATGTATTCATTTTTTGTGTGGACAGCCCTCCAGATCTACaa GACCTAACAATGATGTTGATTGAAAAATCAACACCGCTTAAAAGTCGATTTAGAATCACTTACAGCATGCTGTTGCAAGTGATGAGCAGGAATCACATGTCAATCGAGGAATTAATGTCCAAGTCGTTTCTTGAAAGGAACAGGGCGAGAAAT ATGCCAGTGTACAAAAGGGATATGTTTCGCCGAAAAAGG GAGTTGGAATCGATTGGTGAGATTATATGTCCATTTGGTGCTCCTACTATTGAGCAATATATGGATTTGCAACTCAAGTTTAGAGAGATGTTAGTGCCCATAACCAAATTATTGTGGAATcccaaatttaatataataacgCCAGGACGATTACTAAGGTTACATTCCATCGCATATGTCTCATCTTATTGCACAGGAGTAGTTGTTACAACTAATGGTGACAGTTTAACATGTTTAATAACATTGCCTAGCGAGTATAAGATTAAGG ATGGTGGAGATGGAGTTGACATTGTTTACTCTGCATCACTGATAGATCAAAGTATATCATATTACCTAATAAG GGGAATAGAAGCTAAGTACATATCAGGGATACTTGATAGTTTCCTGGCGGATGGGGCCCTCAATGATACAATACAAAGTTTTAAACTCGACGGTTTCAATACGGATATATTAGAGCTCGTTGCCTTA AGTCTCGTGTCTTGTGAAGTGAGTGATGATCTGGTGGTACTTCCAAAGGAGTTGAAAAATGTCCCTTTGGATACATATGAACGGTTTATTACATTACGGGAAATAAATAGGAAATTGACGGGCAACCAATGTCACAAGTGCAGCATGAGGGAGGAACACTTTGAAATGTCACTCAACAGAGGCAAC TGTCTAAAGGAGATTGAGGAGATATCATCTTGTATAAAAGAAGAATCATTGGAAGCCTATCCCGAGATGATGGCCAGGGTGAATGTATTGAAGCAAATGGGGTTTTTGGATTCGGAAAATGTGCCCACGATAAAGGGCAGGGTGGCAACGTATATAACAACGACAGATGAGATAACACTGACTCAAGTTTTgtttcaaaatattttgaaa GAATTGGACCCTCCAGAATGCGCGGCCATACTTTCCGCATTTATATCAACAGATCGGTGCAATGATGAGGCGCCAATCCCAACTTTGAAATTGCAGAACGCTAGGGACAAT ATATTTGAAATCCATAggaaaatttacatattgcAGAATTCACTAGGCATCCACACGCCAATTGAAGATTTTGATTTGCTATGCAATTTCAGCCTGTTATTT ATTTGTTACCAATGGGCTTGTGGCTCACCATTTCCCGAAATTATGGAAATGACGACCCTGCAGGAGGGGAACATCGTCAGAGCCATAATCCGCCTGGAAGAATTGTGCAAAAAG GTGGAGCACGTTGCAATATTGATGCAAGATGGGGAACTGGCAGATAAGATGCAAAAAACCTCCGACGCCATACGCCGGGACATTGTCTTCGCCACGTCACTCTACCTGAAATAA
- a CDS encoding small nuclear ribonucleoprotein D3 (overlaps_old_locusTagID:BBM_I00325), protein MYIVSRAVSCFRIRLWLEVGLSLVGGMSIGTPVKLLYEGIGHIITAESCNGLLYRGTLTNVEDTMNCLMEGVVVTMRDGKTMALEQVYLRGAQIRFMVFPDMLRHAPMFKQNPRDRPRLAVLPGMRHAIQMRAKNPRGMKRP, encoded by the exons ATGTATATTGTTAGTCGTGCTGTATCATGTTTTCGAATAAGATTGTGGTTAGAAGTGGGATTATCATTAGTGGGGGGGATGTCGATAGGAACCCCTGTGAAACTGCTATATGAAGGAATTGGTCACATAATAACAGCGGAATCGTGCAATGGATTGTTGTATCGCGGAACATTA ACCAATGTAGAAGATACAATGAATTGTCTGATGGAAGGAGTTGTTGTTACAATGCGTGACGGGAAGACAATGGCGTTGGAG CAAGTATATTTACGTGGTGCGCAAATTAGGTTCATGGTATTTCCAGACATGCTCAGACATGCACCTATGTTCAAGCAAAATCCCAGGGATCGTCCCAGATTGGCTGTTTTGCCAGGAATGAGGCATGCCATTCAGATGCGGGCAAAGAATCCCAGGGGTATGAAACGCCCCTGA
- a CDS encoding Exportin-7 (overlaps_old_locusTagID:BBM_I00310) yields MEANELQQLELLCQAFYGGQSDHQSQAHNVLMQIVRDPTKVSLLQQVLANSSNLQALVFASSGIVSLFTNFWAQIPQVQKKETREFVLNYLYTRGPEMLKCAPEILGQLIHLLCKTIKLSWLDEINNQPIVNHVSQFLNATTPHWIIGLYIYTELTMEMQPHMGKNIAKMRRTALAFKESVLSDIFKVAIQTLEKFHGGQIQMGDNEHETQLLQQVLQLCVNCLSFDFMATMPDETSEEQTTVMVPQAWDVLRTDRIPMMLFELYKASCATPRVNCARLCLQSLVVIAALRKSFFNSDSESMVHLNCFMRGTLEIVKNNIGLSDDDCYHELCRLVGKINAANQLSQLLSSSCFAEWTDALHKFTLEALKNWSHLPNSKHYLLGVWTHMVVPLGYLREKVPPVLETFMLQITMEFISSRMALAQVIGSHAEYDFDNILSDETLVAENVAMFSRLCRCQYQSVCVKINELFDQLPSANKSVYYEKLSWLVLLVGSMLSGSAAGRLTIDDSPGNGGSSNISIHQLNVDLSGKVFMQMAISDADQQVPEHLELSYLNFLGHFRKFFIGEHARGTISGDYKNRFAKVPGCPPGMDGATYFLNKLVEKIIFNLQHRSMILQVLKKSLAFFSALASGIDIVHYADRSPHLIISGRLILQCETLRFAMANHSDPSFRFLSIPSYGRYRSIYYSILSKLLLMELTEDSDDSDKGEECAPGAEAKFEIFMEPLRNVIDGIQAKVESNPNALVDSETCQALVGLLRDLRGICKSCASPESYNMLFKWLVNKPKLPGKSRLHLLKIACDKLWREAAVAVPLLKCVAEIADNRARRISFEKTSANGILLFKEASGIVVSYAVNIIHVEGGYREKYKGIAAALAILNHCLSGEYVSFGVFDVYGDTSLDDALGLALSMCLAIPLNDLQGYHKSMSSLYEFLELATRHFMTHVLALPLKSITSLLEAIQDGLCSFEANVSHASASALDNFVTYLYKEKDSTSPDLHNTVQAINKFLEFDNSSAEGSSNTLRRTLALIFNLLVRGDCNSAWSISRPMLGLILLCNNHFAEIQESFSSQIAPEKQQKLARSFNSLMNGIDKTLSSQNKDYFTKNVYIFAQDTRLLFN; encoded by the exons ATGGAGGCCAACGAGCTGCAGCAGCTGGAACTGCTCTGCCAGGCGTTTTATGGCGGACAAAGCGATCACCAATCGCAAGCTCACAACGTCCTGATGCAAATAGTTCGAGACCCTACCAAAGTGTCCCTGCTACAACAGGTCCTAGCCAACAGCTCAAATCTCCAAGCCCTAGTCTTCGCTTCCAGTGGAATAGTCTCTCTTTTCACAAA TTTCTGGGCACAAATCCCACAAGTGCAAAAGAAGGAAACCCGGGAGTTCGTCCTCAATTACTTG TATACACGGGGACCAGAAATGCTGAAATGTGCCCCCGAGATCCTAGGCCAACTGATACACCTACTTTGCAAGACAATCAAACTCAGCTGGTTGGACGAGATCAACAACCAGCCTATAGTCAACCACGTCAGTCAATTCCTAAATGCCACTACCCCTCATTGGATTATTGGCCTATACATATACACAGAATTAACTATGGAAATGCAGCCACACATGGGAAAGAACATTGCTAAGATGAGGCGAACCGCCCTTGCATTTAAGGAATCCGTACTTTCAGACATTTTTAAG GTGGCGATTCAAACGCTAGAAAAGTTTCACGGGGGACAAATACAGATGGGTGATAATGAGCATGAAACGCAACTTCTGCAGCAAGTATTGCAGCTGtgtgtaaattgtttgagCTTCGACTTTATGGCTACAATGCCAGACGAGACATCTGAAGAGCAAACCACAGTTATGGTTCCGCAGGCCTGGGACGTTCTTCGGACCGATCGAATTCCAATGATGCTTTTTGAGCTATACAAGGCATCATGTGCCACTCCCCGTGTTAATTGTGCCCGACTTTGTTTGCAATCTCTGGTAGTGATTGCAGCCCTTCGTAAATCATTTTTCAACAGTGATTCCGAATCTATGGTGcatttgaattgttttatGCGTGGCACCCTTGAAATAGTGAAGAACAACATTGGATTATCTGATGACGACTGTTACCACGAGCTTTGTCGTTTAGTTGGCAAGATTAACGCGGCAAATCAGTTATCCCAGCTACTATCCAGTTCTTGTTTTGCGGAATGGACCGATGCTTTgcacaaatttacattgGAGGCTCTCAAGAATTGGTCTCATTTGCCGAACAGCAAGCATTATTTATTGGGTGTTTGGACGCACATGGTGGTACCACTGGGTTATTTAAGGGAGAAAGTACCACCTGTATTGGAGACGTTTATGCTCCAGATAACGATGGAGTTTATATCATCCAGGATGGCCCTGGCCCAGGTAATCGGTTCTCATGCCGAATACGATTTTGACAACATTTTATCAGACGAGACGCTCGTGGCTGAGAATGTTGCAATGTTTTCGCGGCTATGTCGCTGTCAATACCAGTCTGTATGTGTCAAGATCAACGAATTATTTGATCAGCTTCCATCTGCTAACAAAAGCGTATATTATGAGAAGCTTTCTTGGTTAGTGCTGTTGGTTGGTTCCATGTTGTCAGGAAGTGCCGCCGGCCGATTGACTATAGATGACTCTCCTGGTAACGGAGGTTCATCAAACATTTCAATTCACCAACTGAACGTTGACCTTTCTGGCAAGGTGTTTATGCAAATGGCGATTTCAGATGCCGACCAGCAAGTACCAGAGCACCTGGAATTGAgttatttgaattttttgggCCATTTTCGCAAGTTTTTTATTGGAGAGCATGCTAGGGGCACAATTTCAGGAGATTACAAAAATAGGTTTGCCAAGGTCCCAGGCTGTCCTCCGGGTATGGACGGTGCCACTTATTTTCTCAACAAGCTTGTTGagaaaataatattcaaCCTACAACACAGGTCTATGATATTGCAGGTATTGAAGAAGAGTTTAGCTTTTTTCTCCGCCTTAGCTAGTGGCATTGACATCGTCCATTATGCGGATAGATCACcgcatttaattatttctgGCCGGCTGATTTTACAGTGTGAGACGCTTCGTTTTGCTATGGCGAATCATTCTGACCCATCATTTCGTTTTCTTTCTATCCCTTCCTATGGGAGATACAGaagtatttattattcaatCCTCTCCAAACTGTTACTGATGGAGCTCACCGAGGACTCGGATGATTCGGATAAAGGCGAGGAATGCGCCCCAGGGGCTGAAGCTAagtttgaaatttttatggAACCATTGCGCAACGTCATTGATGGTATTCAAGCCAAGGTTGAATCGAACCCTAATGCATTAGTTGATTCGGAAACATGTCAAGCGTTAGTGGGCCTATTGCGCGATTTGAGGGGGATATGTAAATCATGCGCATCTCCCGAATCCTACAATATGCTCTTCAAGTGGCTCGTTAACAAACCAAAATTACCTGGTAAAAGCCGTTTACATCTCTTGAAAATAGCCTGCGACAAGTTGTGGAGGGAGGCAGCGGTGGCCGTGCCCCTTCTCAAATGCGTCGCAGAGATTGCAGACAACAGGGCCAGGAGGATCTCCTTCGAAAAGACCTCCGCCAACGGCATTCTCCTTTTTAAGGAGGCGTCTGGGATCGTCGTCTCTTATGCAGTCAACATTATCCAT GTCGAGGGAGGATATCGTGAAAAGTACAAAGGGATAGCGGCTGCACTGGCTATTTTAAACCACTGCCTATCGGGTGAGTATGTTAGTTTTGGCGTTTTTGACGTTTACGGCGATACTTCGTTGGATGACGCCCTAGGGCTGGCCCTATCAATGTGCTTGGCGATACCCCTGAATGATTTGCAGGGATATCACAAATCGATGAGCTCCTTGTATGAATTCTTAGAGCTGGCCACTCGTCACTTTATGACGCATGTTTTGGCCCTGCCCCTAAAATCAATCACTAGCCTCTTAGAGGCTATACAGGACGGCCTTTGCAGTTTCGAGGCCAACGTATCCCACGCCTCCGCCAGTGCCCTTGACAACTTTGTAACTTATTTGTATAAGGAAAAGGATTCAACTTCCCCGGACCTGCATAACACTGTACAGGCCATCAACAAGTTTTTGGAGTTTGACAACTCATCGGCCGAGGGCTCGTCTAACACTCTGAGAAGGACTTTGGCGCtgatatttaatttactCGTCAGGGGCGATTGCAACTCCGCCTGGAGCATTTCTAGGCCCATGTTAGGGCTTATTCTACTGTGTAACAACCACTTTGCCGAGATACAGGAGTCTTTTTCCTCCCAGATCGCCCCCGAAAAGCAACAAAA ATTGGCCCGTAGTTTCAACAGCCTGATGAATGGTATAGATAAGACGCTGTCTTCGCAGAACAAGGACTATTTCACCAAAAACGTGTACATATTTGCACAGGATACAAGGCTGCTCTTCAACTAA
- a CDS encoding XRN2, RAT1, 5'-3' exoribonuclease 2 (overlaps_old_locusTagID:BBM_I00300): protein MGVPTFYRWLCSRFPKVPKDITNKANTSGEGDSHFTDSLFTERYDNLYLDMNGIVHPCCHPEYLPQPSNEEEMFEAIFDYIDRLIETIRPKRLLYLALDGVAPRAKMNQQRSRRFKAVYEREYAQKQLQNDKSTPETNLSKSRQNIPQNEQQKVWDSNVITPGTPFMYQLGLEVEEYVSNRLENSDIWHNLTVIISDSNSPGEGEHKIINFIRTQRQSSNYDPNTRHVIHGMDADLIMLALATHEPNFFILREVVPFKQFNSTTQPTISDTSETVPSLKYSLMLRKSWKQLQIIQIPVLREYLSYLFKDCGCDLERCIDDLVLMCFFCGNDFLPHLPSMSITLGSIDQMIYLYQQIFPTLGGYLTDCGKINMPQLEMFTSYLTAVEHETLSLKGNNHGATRRAGNADNVTNNDEEETSKTGIDVTLGSPEVYKKSYYIKKLDCSEDDVAKTASAMAGEYVKGMEWVLEYYYQGIPSWNWYYPYHYAPFASDLKFTTQNVFQLGTPFTPLQQLMSVLPVQSSHCLPEKFADLMRSEVSPIAEYYPRTLKLDPNGSRYRYQWVALLPFIDEQLLLATVKPLEEELSKEEKERNKLKSEKIFVHKNMKINRYLDAKIDNLATKIDLPIHIGSASLILTCGSINVYNYKCDKVGRHISKLLKGINPQPRFLELGDIMDESRYKGFNCHVAKRMISHYIHKSLPQDSSHNATYRNDLNYNKRQWHYPPQHIHPRQQYVEHGHRDHHSISQSRDQTISKDELLGGYSLKCPDSKLRDGPSKRYQCEQSGAQFQDRENKRFRR, encoded by the exons ATGGGAGTACCTACATTTTATAGATGGCTTTGTAGTAGATTCCCAAAGGTGCCTAAAgatattacaaataaagCTAATACGTCTGGTGAAGGCGATTCTCACTTTACAGACTCTTTGTTTACAGAAagatatgataatttgtatttggACATGAATGGAATAGTTCATCCTTGTTGCCATCCGGAATATTTG CCACAACCTAGCAATGAAGAGGAAATGTTCGAAGCCATTTTCGACTACATTGACAGGCTAATAGAGACAATTAGACCTAAAAGACTACTATATCTGGCCTTAGACGGAGTAGCTCCTAGAGCTAAGATGAATCAGCAGCGGAGTAGAAGATTTAAAGCTGTCTATGAAAGGGAATATGCACAGAAACAGCTACAAAACGATAAGAGCACACCGGAGACGAATTTGTCTAAATCAAGACAAAATATTCCACAGAATGAACAGCAAAAG GTATGGGATAGCAATGTCATTACCCCTGGAACGCCATTTATGTATCAATTGGGCCTTGAAGTGGAAGAATATGTGTCAAATCGTCTTGAAAACAGTGACATTTGGCATAATTTAACAGTGATAATTTCAGATTCTAACAGTCCCGGAGAGGGTGAACACAAgataatcaatttcatcaggACGCAGCGGCAATCTAGTAATTACGATCCAAATACAAGACATGTTATCCACGGTATGGATGCGGATCTAATTATGCTAGCACTCGCCACTCATGAGcccaattttttcataCTTCGTGAAGTCGTGCCcttcaaacaatttaacagCACTACACAACCCACTATTAGTGACACCAGTGAAACTGTTCCTagtttaaaatattcactTATGCTTCGAAAGTCATGGAAGCAACtgcaaataattcaaatacCAGTATTACGCGAATATTTGAGTTATCTATTCAAGGATTGCGGTTGTGATCTAGAAAGGTGTATAGATGACTTGGTTCTTATGTGTTTTTTTTGTGGCAACGACTTTTTACCACACTTGCCTTCTATGTCAATAACCCTCGGGTCTATTGACCAGATGATCTATTTGTACCAGCAAATTTTTCCAACGCTAGGCGGTTATTTGACTGACTGTGGTAAGATAAATATGCCACAGCTGGAAATGTTCACATCCTATCTAACTGCTGTGGAACATGAGACACTATCTCTCAAGGGCAATAATCATGGTGCAACCAGAAGAGCCGGAAATGCGGATAATGTCACGAATAACGATGAAGAAGAGACGTCAAAAACAG GCATCGATGTGACACTTGGTTCACCTGAGGTGTACAAAAAATCCTATTACATAAAGAAACTCGATTGTTCGGAGGATGATG ttGCAAAAACAGCTAGCGCCATGGCTGGCGAATATGTTAAGGGGATGGAGTGGGTATTGGAGTACTATTATCAGGGCATTCCCAGTTGGAATTGGTACTATCCCTACCATTACGCCCCCTTTGCATCTGATCTAAAATTCACCACTCAGAAT GTTTTTCAGCTGGGAACCCCCTTCACTCCTTTGCAACAACTTATGAGCGTGTTACCAGTACAATCATCTCACTGTTTGCCCGAGAAATTTGCCGATTTAATGAGGAGCGAGGTATCTCCTATTGCTGAGTATTATCCCAGAACACTAAAACTGGACCCAAATGGTTCTAG GTACCGCTACCAATGGGTGGCCCTGCTTCCATTTATAGACGAGCAACTGTTACTTGCCACAGTTAAACCGCTGGAGGAAGAGTTGAGCAAGGAAGAGAAGGAAAGGAACAAACTGAAAAGTGAAAAGATATTTGTGcataaaaatatgaaaataaataGATATTTAGACGCTAAGATTGACAACCTAGCTACCAAGATAGACTTGCCCATACACATAGGCAGCGCAAGCCTGATATTAACTTGTGGTTCAATCAACGTATACAATTACAAGTGTGATAAAGTGGGTAGGCACATTAGTAAGCTGCTGAAGGGTATAAATCCACAACCAAGATTTTTAGAGCTGGGAGACataatg GATGAAAGCAGATACAAAGGGTTTAACTGCCACGTGGCTAAACGGATGATATCGCACTATATACACAAATCTTTACCTCAAGATTCAAGCCATAACGCTACATATCGCAATGATTTGAATTATAATAAACGTCAGTGGCATTACCCACCACAGCACATTCATCCAAGGCAACAATATGTAGAGCACGGCCATAGGGATCATCACAGCATATCGCAGTCAAGGGACCAAACTATCAGTAAAGATGAGTTACTTGGAGGCTATTCACTAAAGTGCCCAGATTCAAAACTCCGTGACGGGCCGAGTAAAAGATATCAGTGCGAACAATCGGGGGCCCAATTTCAAGACAGGGAGAATAAGAGATTTAGGCGATAA
- a CDS encoding hypothetical protein (overlaps_old_locusTagID:BBM_I00320), translated as MINEKVASRLIFCGNPHNNYIIPDNNLDSNENSKGDLPGIESTLDYWYPMEQRSISSLLEEFEFLLERARLLDLVSRPFLEFVNSVLIYLYRQIQRNGKYKECLEQLVRDAYLECIKLPKEEGLNSKIITDLSQFVAPKLNIRGIIPCDCDEAIDLANSYFKKRGISKPDIQAKVEQIEMLENKILISDMQALGHIPLLCDRYIDWPTTDSNHTDKLTGFTCTNTKHALPSTTNSTLHWSERNDFITYIKSTNANLVKLIRCAISSTPIHCVWIFTTGQLNFGTIKTSKSAFQPILDMVPLANDTFTWSQFSAMKDKIQLLYPLERLPEFTKNNYIDGYFKILPQVENFDGTNYSPLKIKIVGQDGFKFDANELKISTGIEKGMINYINLEDQKYELSKVCGVVTLKADITEDNKQVIIDKNCYPSITPRYTISLNSNVASTIQISDLLDKCAEFGIKNLTFIVESCNLAYTLAKSLCVGLEKRAQFNVAPWYNKYFGIHIHIMNMGSNLEEISEFLDQRTLIY; from the coding sequence ATGATCAACGAAAAGGTTGCTTCCAGATTGATATTTTGCGGCAATCCacataacaattatataataccggacaataatttagattccAATGAAAATTCAAAGGGTGATTTACCTGGTATCGAGTCTACACTAGACTACTGGTACCCAATGGAACAAAGGAGTATATCCAGTTTACTTGAGGAATTCGAATTTCTGTTGGAAAGGGCCAGATTACTAGATCTAGTTAGCAGACCATTCCTAGAGTTTGTAAATTCAGTGCTTATATACCTATACCGGCAGATCCAAAGGAATGGAAAATACAAAGAATGTCTTGAGCAACTGGTAAGAGATGCCTATTTGGAGTGcataaaattgccaaaagaGGAAGGTTTAAactcaaaaataattacagATTTGTCCCAATTTGTCGCGCCCAAACTTAATATACGTGGCATTATTCCATGTGATTGCGATGAGGCAATTGACCTTGCAAATAGTTATTTCAAGAAGAGGGGAATATCCAAACCCGATATTCAGGCTAAAGTTGAGCAGATCGAGATGCTGGAAAATAAGATTTTGATTTCAGATATGCAAGCTTTGGGGCACATTCCCCTACTGTGTGATAGGTACATTGATTGGCCCACAACTGATTCAAATCATACCGATAAATTGACAGGATTTACCTGCACAAATACCAAACATGCATTACCATCAACTACTAATAGCACATTACATTGGTCTGAGAGAAATGACtttatcacatatataaaatccACAAATGCAAACTTAGTGAAACTTATACGCTGTGCAATATCATCTACACCAATCCACTGCGTCTGGATATTTACCACAGGGCAGCTAAATTTTGGCACAATAAAAACCTCAAAAAGCGCATTTCAGCCTATTTTGGACATGGTTCCTCTAGCAAATGACACCTTCACTTGGTCTCAATTCTCCGCCATGAAGGATAAAATACAGCTCCTATATCCACTGGAACGATTGCCTGAATTcactaaaaataattacattgACGGATATTTCAAAATACTGCCACaagttgaaaattttgatggtACAAATTATTCTCCCCtgaagataaaaattgtcGGCCAAGACGGCTTTAAATTCGATGCCAATGAACTGAAAATATCAACGGGTATTGAGAAGGGCATGATCAACTATATAAACCTAGAAGATCAAAAATACGAGCTAAGTAAAGTATGTGGAGTTGTAACATTAAAAGCAGATATTACAGAAGATAATAAACAGgttataattgataaaaattgctaTCCAAGTATAACACCCAGATATACCATCTCCCTAAATAGCAACGTCGCTTCCACAATACAGATTAGCGATCTATTGGATAAATGCGCAGAATTTGGCATTAAGAACTTGACTTTCATAGTTGAAAGTTGTAATTTGGCATATACATTGGCCAAATCACTCTGTGTTGGCTTGGAGAAGAGGGCCCAGTTTAATGTGGCTCCTTGGTACAACAAGTACTTTGGAATCCACATCCACATAATGAATATGGGTTCCAATTTGGAGGAAATAAGTGAATTTTTGGACCAAAGGACACTGATTTACTGA